The genomic DNA CGGCTACAATGATAAGAAGAAAATAACTATAAATTAAGATAAACTAAAATACGTGATGTGCATTTGTATCGTAAGTACTGTTCGATTGGAATCGGTAATTTCCTTTAGGTCTTAACGcgaggaaaaataaatgttccaCGAAAATAAAGCTATTTCAATGTGCTTCATGTAGATGTTTCGTCCGTTGGGCTATTAAACggttattaatttaaaattagacTTGGGACGAATGCGCTGCTGTCCTACCCCTCATGACAGTACAGTGATGGCAAACTTTTGCTTCTCAAACACTGTCATAGCAACCCAAACGACAGAAAGCTGAGGCCGCCATTGTTTACGGACTAGAAACATATTTGTTTGTTCCTTTAGATGAAAATGGACGATGAATGTGGGGTATTTGGAGCAGAGATTGTTTCTCTTGAATTGTTGACtccaatttaaatatttgcttAGCAGCTAAACATACAAAGTTTTCCTTTAATCCCAACGGTCTATGGTGATCCTTCTGCCACACGTCAAAGTGTCAAAAGGTGAACGCAGCCCTTGACGCGACCTGCCAttttccaaacacacaaagtCCGGATCGAGAGAGTGCCCAACACTACAAAATTTTGCGGGAGGAGAAAACGATACGTCGTACGCAAAAATCGGTAATATTCAGAGGCAAATTAGCGATAGATTATTGCGTTGAACCCGTATCGGTGGACGTGTCCAAGTGCGAGCAAAACTACGCACAGTACGGCGTAGTGCGTGTTTTAAATCTTGCCCAGTCGTGTGGATCGGTACTGCATATCTTCACATTTCGTTGTTAGGTGGCCTGCTCCTAGGCAGGGGcagacattttgttttttgatgaCCGTATTCTTCCCGTCAGTGCCGTGAATGAAGTTCCGTGAAAATTGCTCCCGCAGCACACAAAAGGCAAAGGTTCGCACTATAGAAAACCCCAAATGGAGGAGGCGGATTATTGGCAATCGTTCTTCCAGCAGCAGAAAGCAAATTTACGCCAACAGTTGCGACCGTGCTGGAAATGGGAGGTTGTAGAGAAACAGAAGTCCCCATTATCAGGGGGTTTGATTCGATCTTTGTCCTCCGTTCTGGAGGAAGTTTTATGGCGTCAAAGGGGAAACAGTAAATAAGCTTATTATCAATGGCGGGACAGTGTCCGTcgagttcgttcgttcgtttgcgcCGCCAGATAAAATCGTTCGTATGAGTTATTTCTACTCCTCTACTCCGACTACTCTTTTCGGCAGAGACTACTGTGTTGGCTGAGTCGCAAAGACGAAGGCGAAAGTTTGCTGCTGGGTAATACCGGGCAGATAACTCTGCGACCACGTCCGCTGCTGATGCAGTTGTTGCCACGGCCGATTTTTTTTGCGATGCGACTCGAAAAATACTTGAAACTCATTGCCCCCGCGGAGCTGAATAGATGAGAGCGAAACGACGGAACGGAAGAAAATTCGTCTGCGTGGAACCAACCAGTGACGAATCGGTGGTGGCTGATGTTAAAGCAGATATAGCAGATTAAACTCCTCTTTCGTAATTGTTGCTGGAATATGTATGCGCGATAGTGTGCAGAGTTGCATGAAGAGGAGagattgcctttttttttcttaaacaaATGTAAAATATCCCTTAAACTGAGTATGACAATTTGTGCAAGTGCCGTTTGTACGAGTTAAAATTGTATCAGAGTGCGTCGACGTTGGTGACAGTGTAGATGTGCGCTTACGTGTGACTTGCACTGGCCGTGCTGAACAAAAAACAGGAGAGCAATACCCAAACTTTctggacacttttgcgaaacaCACCTTCGAACAAAAACAATCGTGCCAGAAGAAAGTGTTTCTTGGTGGATGTGTGTAAAGCAGGACTGGATCCtgtctgcctgcctgcctgtgtgtgtgtgtagtggtgTGTGCACATGTATACAAGGAGATGCAGTTCCGTTCTTCGATCCGTCGTGTCCGCAGGGCTTTGTTATtaaccttttttgttgctccactctttctcttcttctttccgcCTGTTCTTCCATCCCGTTCGAGGTCAACGTTGTGGCTGGCCAACAATATCGTGATTGGGATAagctttttgttgcttttcgtACGCACTCGTTACACGGCATAAAACGGTGTTAAATTTTCCTCTTTTGTCACGACACGGTCCAACTCCGAATGCTCTAATGTTGATCAACTTATTCTGTATGTACTCCTCGTTGACAGGAAGAAGCAATTAAAGCAATAACCGAGGCAAGCAAGCCGAGAAAAAGCACGGCTTACTAGGGAGCAGCTCTGTGAGAAAGGCAGTGCTTTGCAAGAAAACCATCGAACGCAGAGTGAAGAGGACAAACTAAACTTCCCTAAACCCTCCCCCCCAACAACAGCTGCAGGATGGGCAATCGTGATGACGAATatgattatttattcaaaGGTACGTACAATACAAAATCATTCTGCAAATTAAGCCCAAACAATTAAGCCAAGCTTCTAGTGTGTGTTTACTCGCATCGAACATTAGCAGCAGACAtacatatatgtatatattccGCGCCCTTTACAAGCGCTTCGTGACCTTATTTTACACACACGGCGCGGTCCATGTGAAATGTTCAACGGAACATCGCGCTTTACGAATCGAAACGCGCCCTGTGAATGCTGAAGACAAAGGCGAGCACTGTATGTGCATCGATTTACAGTGGTAATCTTGAGctaaaccccccccccccagaaaACGGACAAGGAACGTGGAAGCGCATTCCGATGGCCATGTGGGTCGGAacagtttttttgtcttgctttTAAACGACCCTTATCATCGGATCTTGTTGAACGGGAATGTCTCAAAAAGTGACATTTGACCAGCCTGTGTGAGCTAATTTCTATCAAGGTCAATAGGGGGCCACGGGCTTGTTTAATTTGGTTAATTCGAGTATCTTCTATGCAGAAAGCTCACGCAGGGCGAGATGGTTCCAGCATTGTATTGTGATGTGTGGTTACCGCCTCACAGGCATTCAGTAAACGTGGATGAATCATGATGATTCACCCtcctcctgctgctggttgtgTGTGGTTCGATAACAGACCAGACCATACCAGCAGTAATGAAAAGTGTGTAACGAGCGGAATTTGAAAGGGGCGTTTACGTGGAATGACgcaaaatgtaaaaaaaaagttcacacGCTCCTCAAAATCGAAATTGTCCCCGAGCAAGACAGTGATGAGgcagaaaattaaaacataaaccaaCCCTCTGCTGCCCGTCGCTCACGATAAATTCATTGTTGCATGTCACAAAATATGTGTCTTTCACAAATTACATgtataaatattgaattcaCAGCAAACGATTTATAAGGTACGTTCAGATAAAATTcgtgaaccaaaaaaaaaatagaatatcGATTAAAGAAGAAGCACTCTTAAACAAACTTTACGCAAATAAATGCTTTCCAGCGTCGATCAGCTGTTTCCATTCAGGGCATTAAAACGATAACTCTACTGGATTCTTTCTACAGTTGTGCTGATCGGAGACTCGGGTGTCGGAAAAAGTAACCTGTTATCGAGATTTACTAGGAATGAGTTTAATCTGGAATCGAAATCAACCATAGGCGTGGAATTTGCCACCAGAAGTATAGAGGTAAATGAATGTTGCCAAAATGTAAACCAAAGCAAAACGAATATGGTAATATATTTACCTTTTGAATAAATGAATTCCGTAGGTTGATGGTAAAACTATTAAGGCCCAGATATGGGACACTGCTGGGCAGGAGCGCTATCGTGCGATAACGTCCGCGTACTATCGTGGTGCAGTCGGTGCGCTGCTCGTGTACGACATTGCGAAGCATCTGACGTACGAGAATGTGGAACGGTGGCTCCGGGAGCTACGCGACCATGCTGATCAGAATATCGTCATCATGCTCGTCGGCAACAAGAGTGATTTGCGGCATCTCCGTGCCGTGCCCACGGACGAGGCGAAGGGTTTCGCAGAACGCAACGGGCTCAGCTTCATTGAAACGTCCGCATTGGACTCGACCAATGTTGAAACAGCATTCCAAAACATACTCACAGGTAAGGAAGGTGCTTTGGTGGTGCTTGCTTTACTTACCACTGGTTCGTTTTCTGCAGAGATCTACCGAATTGTGTCGCAAAAGCAGATTCGGGATCCGCCAGAAGGCAGTGTGATTAGACCGAACTTGGAAAACATCGACGTGAAGCCGACCAATCCGACGACTGACTCCGTGCGAAAACAATGCTGCCAGTGACCGCcgcaagcagaagaagaagcaaaagagaCGTCGTCCGTTCATGATGCTGTTGTGTATTCAGTAATAACATCATCCagcactactattactactacaactaccgATAGTACTGCaagcactactactactgctaccgcCGCCCACACGGCTACTG from Anopheles stephensi strain Indian chromosome 2, UCI_ANSTEP_V1.0, whole genome shotgun sequence includes the following:
- the LOC118507481 gene encoding ras-related protein Rab-11A translates to MGNRDDEYDYLFKVVLIGDSGVGKSNLLSRFTRNEFNLESKSTIGVEFATRSIEVDGKTIKAQIWDTAGQERYRAITSAYYRGAVGALLVYDIAKHLTYENVERWLRELRDHADQNIVIMLVGNKSDLRHLRAVPTDEAKGFAERNGLSFIETSALDSTNVETAFQNILTEIYRIVSQKQIRDPPEGSVIRPNLENIDVKPTNPTTDSVRKQCCQ